From Micromonospora rifamycinica, a single genomic window includes:
- the tyrS gene encoding tyrosine--tRNA ligase, whose translation MTDSNLPHGRASLTDDLRWRGLIQDSTGPDELRALLDDGVATFYVGFDPTAPSLHVGHLMQVATARRLQLAGHRPLLLVGGATGQIGDPKESAERTLNPPEVVAGWVQRIRDQLAPFVSYTGVNAAQLVNNLEWTGEMSVVEFLRDVGKHFPVNKMLAREVVRARLETGISFTEFSYQLLQANDFFELHRRHGCQLQYGGSDQWGNITAGVDYVRRRGAGPVQAFTTPLVTRSDGTKFGKTEGGAVWLDPEMTSPYAFYQFWVNADDRDVTRYLRYFSFRSREELEALEKETADRPAARGAQRALAEELTTLVHGAEETRQAVAASQALFGRGSLDDLAPETLRAALTEAGLVVLTGELSDVAGLLRDSGLVGGLKEARRVITEGGAYVNNTRVTDVDATVDRADLLHGRYLVLRRGKRSFAGVELRP comes from the coding sequence GTGACCGACAGCAACCTCCCGCACGGGCGGGCCTCCCTGACCGACGACCTGCGGTGGCGGGGCCTGATCCAGGACTCCACCGGCCCCGACGAGCTGCGTGCCCTGCTCGACGACGGGGTGGCCACCTTCTACGTGGGCTTCGATCCGACCGCGCCCAGCCTGCACGTCGGCCACCTGATGCAGGTCGCCACCGCCCGCCGGCTCCAACTCGCCGGGCACCGGCCGCTGCTGCTGGTGGGTGGGGCCACCGGCCAGATCGGCGACCCGAAGGAGAGCGCCGAGCGCACCCTCAACCCGCCGGAGGTGGTCGCCGGCTGGGTGCAGCGCATCCGCGACCAGCTCGCGCCCTTCGTGTCGTACACCGGGGTGAACGCGGCGCAACTGGTCAACAACCTGGAGTGGACCGGCGAGATGTCGGTGGTCGAGTTCCTCCGGGACGTCGGCAAGCACTTTCCGGTCAACAAGATGCTGGCCCGGGAGGTGGTCCGGGCCCGGTTGGAGACCGGCATCAGCTTCACCGAGTTCAGCTACCAGCTCCTCCAGGCCAACGACTTCTTCGAGCTGCACCGTCGGCACGGCTGTCAGCTCCAGTACGGCGGCTCCGACCAGTGGGGCAACATCACCGCCGGTGTCGACTACGTCCGTCGCCGGGGGGCCGGCCCGGTGCAGGCGTTCACCACCCCGTTGGTCACCCGCTCCGACGGCACCAAGTTCGGCAAGACCGAGGGCGGTGCGGTCTGGCTCGACCCGGAGATGACCAGCCCGTACGCCTTCTACCAGTTCTGGGTCAACGCCGACGACCGGGACGTCACCCGCTACCTGCGCTACTTCAGCTTCCGCTCCCGCGAGGAGCTGGAGGCGCTGGAGAAGGAGACGGCGGACCGGCCGGCGGCCCGGGGCGCCCAACGCGCCCTCGCCGAGGAACTCACCACCCTGGTCCACGGCGCGGAGGAGACCCGGCAGGCCGTCGCCGCCAGTCAGGCCCTCTTCGGCCGGGGTTCGCTGGACGACCTCGCCCCGGAGACGCTGCGTGCCGCGCTGACCGAGGCCGGTCTGGTGGTGCTCACCGGTGAGCTGTCCGACGTGGCCGGGCTGCTGCGCGACTCGGGGTTGGTCGGCGGGCTCAAGGAGGCCCGACGGGTGATCACCGAGGGTGGCGCGTACGTCAACAACACCCGGGTCACCGACGTCGACGCCACCGTCGACCGGGCCGACCTGCTGCACGGGCGTTACCTGGTGCTGCGCCGGGGCAAGCGCTCCTTCGCCGGGGTCGAGCTGCGGCCCTGA
- a CDS encoding NRAMP family divalent metal transporter — MRKLLAATLGVLSAIGGFVDIGDLVAASQAGARFGMAHAWVLVLGVVGICAYAEMAGRIAAVSGRAVFDLIRERLGPRVALLNLAASYLVTVLTLAAELGGVALALHLASRVSYLLWVPVAAFAVWLVLWRMRFQLMERVFGLAGLTLLVFAVALFRLPTDWAALAHGALHPDAAGQGWGAYWFVAVALFASTVSPYEVFFFSSGGVEESWGAVDLAAARSSVLIGFPVGGLLALSLVATATVVFHPGGVSLSTLDQVARPVVLAFGGVGLAVAALAFFAVTFGAALETGLSAAYAAAQYFGWQWGKRVSPREAARFHSVLLVSVLAATLLLSTTVDPVRLTEYMLVASAVVLPLTYLPILVVANDRTYLGDDVNGPWLNLLGAVFLLVIVAASVAAIPLAIGTGMGR; from the coding sequence GTGAGGAAGCTCCTCGCCGCCACCCTCGGGGTGCTGTCGGCCATCGGCGGCTTCGTCGACATCGGCGACCTGGTGGCGGCGAGCCAGGCGGGGGCCCGCTTCGGCATGGCGCACGCCTGGGTGCTGGTGCTCGGGGTGGTCGGCATCTGCGCGTACGCGGAAATGGCCGGACGGATCGCGGCGGTCAGCGGCCGGGCGGTGTTCGACCTGATCCGGGAGCGGTTGGGTCCGCGCGTCGCGCTGCTCAACCTGGCGGCGTCCTACCTGGTCACGGTGCTCACCCTGGCCGCCGAGCTGGGCGGGGTGGCGCTCGCGCTGCACCTGGCCTCCCGGGTGAGTTACCTGCTGTGGGTGCCGGTCGCCGCGTTCGCGGTCTGGCTGGTGCTGTGGCGGATGCGGTTCCAGCTGATGGAGCGGGTGTTCGGGCTGGCCGGGTTGACCCTGCTGGTCTTCGCCGTGGCGCTGTTCCGACTGCCGACCGACTGGGCGGCGCTGGCCCACGGCGCCCTGCACCCCGACGCGGCCGGGCAGGGGTGGGGGGCGTACTGGTTCGTGGCGGTGGCGCTGTTCGCCTCCACCGTCAGCCCGTACGAGGTGTTCTTCTTCTCGTCGGGCGGGGTGGAGGAGAGCTGGGGCGCGGTCGACCTCGCCGCCGCCCGGTCGAGCGTGCTGATCGGCTTCCCGGTCGGCGGCCTGCTGGCGTTGTCGCTGGTCGCCACGGCCACCGTGGTCTTCCACCCGGGCGGGGTGTCGCTGTCGACCCTCGACCAGGTGGCCCGGCCGGTGGTGCTGGCGTTCGGCGGGGTGGGGCTGGCGGTCGCCGCGCTGGCGTTCTTCGCGGTGACCTTCGGGGCCGCGCTGGAGACCGGGCTGTCGGCGGCGTACGCGGCGGCGCAGTACTTCGGGTGGCAGTGGGGCAAACGGGTCAGCCCCCGGGAGGCCGCCCGGTTCCACAGCGTGCTGCTGGTCAGCGTGCTGGCCGCGACGCTGCTGCTGTCCACCACCGTCGACCCGGTGCGGCTGACCGAGTACATGCTGGTCGCCAGCGCGGTGGTGCTGCCGTTGACGTACCTGCCGATCCTGGTCGTCGCCAACGACCGGACGTACCTGGGGGACGACGTGAACGGGCCGTGGCTCAACCTGCTCGGTGCGGTGTTCCTGCTGGTGATCGTGGCGGCGTCGGTGGCCGCGATCCCGTTGGCGATCGGGACGGGGATGGGCCGGTGA
- a CDS encoding PaaI family thioesterase has product MTGGLVGLLGLTFDEASGDRVVIRWKVRPELHQPAGILHGGVYCTVVETVGSVGGTLWLGDRGSVVGVSNQTDFLRAVREGELVAVGTPVHRGRSQQLWQVEITDVEGRLVSRGQVRLQNLTRD; this is encoded by the coding sequence ATGACGGGCGGTCTGGTCGGCCTGTTGGGGCTGACGTTCGACGAGGCCAGCGGTGACCGGGTGGTGATCCGTTGGAAGGTCCGCCCGGAGCTGCACCAACCGGCCGGCATCCTGCACGGCGGTGTCTACTGCACGGTGGTGGAGACCGTCGGCAGCGTGGGCGGCACGCTGTGGCTCGGTGACCGGGGGTCCGTGGTCGGGGTGTCCAACCAGACGGACTTCCTGCGCGCGGTGCGCGAGGGTGAGCTGGTCGCGGTGGGCACGCCGGTGCACCGGGGGCGCAGCCAGCAGCTCTGGCAGGTGGAGATCACCGACGTCGAGGGCCGGCTGGTCTCCCGGGGCCAGGTCCGCCTGCAGAACCTCACCCGGGACTGA